The following are encoded in a window of Mycobacterium sp. ELW1 genomic DNA:
- a CDS encoding amidohydrolase family protein: MLIQRAHLVDGRMVDIRLGAAIDEVADSLTPRRGEDVYDAVGGTVIPGLHDHHVHLRAAAAALDSVQVGPALVHSRAEFAAVLANAPVGEDGWIRAVGYHESAAGPLDRRLLDELTPAVPVRIQHRSGVLWYLNSAGLSAVGLPDHPDGRLRSYDNWSDAVARRDTSLATVSRRLLGYGVTGVTDATPNLGADDIITLTEEHRHGGLHQHVHWLAPGKRILHDDSLDLDELAGWIVATHRQNRAVALHCVTAGQLVVTLAALRAAGSHPDDRIEHAAVVPDDALADLADTGVLVVTQPNFVAERGDQYLIDVEAADQPALWRLASLQHAGVRVALSTDLPFGDADPWASMRAAVHRTTKSGVVLNPAECVSATTALTLFTGRAERPDVPRTVEPGQPGDLCVLSAAPAEVLDALDADLVTATVIGGHLHPRT, encoded by the coding sequence ATGCTGATCCAGCGAGCCCACCTGGTAGACGGGCGAATGGTCGACATCAGGCTGGGCGCCGCGATCGACGAGGTCGCCGACTCGTTGACCCCACGCCGTGGCGAGGACGTGTACGACGCCGTGGGCGGCACGGTCATCCCGGGCCTGCACGATCACCATGTGCACCTGCGGGCCGCGGCGGCGGCGCTGGACTCCGTGCAGGTCGGCCCCGCCCTGGTCCACAGCCGCGCGGAATTCGCCGCCGTGCTCGCGAACGCGCCGGTCGGCGAGGACGGCTGGATCAGGGCCGTCGGCTACCACGAATCCGCCGCGGGCCCGCTGGACCGCCGGTTGCTCGACGAGCTCACTCCTGCTGTGCCGGTGCGCATTCAACATCGCAGCGGCGTGTTGTGGTACCTCAACTCCGCGGGCCTGTCGGCAGTGGGGCTGCCCGACCACCCCGACGGCAGGCTACGCAGCTACGACAACTGGTCAGATGCGGTCGCGCGCCGCGACACCTCGCTGGCCACGGTCAGCAGGCGGCTCCTCGGCTACGGCGTCACCGGCGTCACCGATGCCACCCCGAACCTCGGGGCCGACGACATCATCACCCTGACCGAGGAACACCGGCACGGCGGTTTGCATCAGCATGTGCACTGGCTGGCGCCGGGAAAGCGCATCCTGCATGACGATTCGCTCGATCTCGACGAACTTGCCGGGTGGATCGTCGCCACGCACCGCCAGAACAGAGCTGTCGCCCTGCACTGTGTGACCGCAGGCCAGCTGGTGGTCACACTGGCCGCGCTGCGGGCGGCGGGCAGCCACCCCGACGACCGGATCGAGCATGCCGCGGTGGTTCCCGACGATGCACTCGCCGACCTCGCCGACACCGGTGTGCTGGTGGTGACCCAGCCGAACTTCGTCGCCGAACGTGGAGACCAGTACCTGATCGATGTCGAAGCCGCTGACCAGCCCGCGCTGTGGCGACTGGCATCACTGCAACACGCGGGTGTGCGGGTGGCATTGTCGACCGACCTGCCCTTCGGCGACGCCGACCCGTGGGCGTCCATGCGCGCCGCGGTACACCGCACCACGAAATCCGGTGTCGTGCTGAACCCGGCCGAATGTGTTTCAGCCACAACGGCACTGACATTGTTCACCGGGCGTGCCGAGCGCCCTGACGTGCCCAGGACCGTCGAGCCGGGCCAGCCCGGTGACCTGTGTGTGCTGAGCGCAGCGCCCGCCGAGGTGCTCGACGCCCTCGACGCCGACCTGGTGACCGCCACCGTCATCGGCGGCCACCTGCACCCGCGGACCTAG
- a CDS encoding HNH endonuclease signature motif containing protein produces the protein MSSIACALDALDAAIELLGAADIEDVRAPRRFAVLERLETAMRRQVAISHSQLTRLERYEGCPPISIVVADVLRISRGAAKRRVRDAEQLTPRQTLTGAELPALLPATGKAWNAGLLDGEHVRIIQRFFRDLPDHVGPVEVEKAERTLAEHAQVMRPDQLEKIADRLATHLNPDGKFSDEDRARKRGFQWCGGQRADGMSVGKLIADPALRGMLDAWLAKFAAPEPEDSRSHAQRQHDALAVLIRRQLGDPKLGKHNGLPVTMIVTTTMQDLAAAAGYGLTAGGTLLPISDLLRMATPTYNYLAVFDGITGQSLWLGRSKRLASADQRIMLLSKYRGCTAPGCTVNGYNSQVHHATKDWKHGGTTDIDHLTLACKCDNLLVENDGWTTRQLPNGQTHWDPPPDVPMRGGINNYHQPERLLPKDDEKD, from the coding sequence TATCGAAGACGTGCGCGCGCCCCGGCGATTCGCGGTTCTGGAGCGTCTCGAGACCGCGATGCGACGGCAGGTTGCGATCTCGCACTCACAACTCACGCGGCTGGAGCGGTACGAGGGGTGCCCGCCGATTTCGATCGTGGTGGCTGATGTGTTGCGGATCAGTCGTGGTGCCGCCAAGCGTCGCGTTCGTGATGCCGAACAGCTGACGCCGCGTCAGACACTGACCGGTGCGGAGCTGCCTGCGTTGCTGCCGGCCACAGGTAAGGCGTGGAACGCAGGTCTGCTCGACGGTGAGCATGTGCGCATCATCCAACGGTTCTTCCGAGACCTACCCGATCACGTCGGTCCGGTCGAGGTCGAGAAGGCTGAACGCACCCTGGCTGAGCATGCGCAGGTGATGCGGCCTGATCAGTTGGAGAAGATCGCTGATCGGCTGGCCACCCATCTCAACCCCGACGGCAAGTTCTCCGACGAGGACCGTGCCCGCAAACGTGGCTTCCAGTGGTGCGGTGGCCAACGAGCCGACGGCATGAGCGTCGGAAAACTGATCGCCGACCCGGCACTACGGGGGATGCTCGACGCGTGGCTGGCGAAGTTCGCCGCTCCAGAGCCCGAGGACAGCCGCAGCCACGCACAACGCCAGCACGACGCACTGGCCGTACTGATCCGTCGTCAGCTGGGTGATCCGAAATTGGGCAAGCACAACGGACTTCCGGTCACGATGATCGTCACGACGACAATGCAAGACCTGGCGGCCGCAGCCGGATACGGGTTGACCGCGGGCGGGACCTTGCTGCCGATCTCAGACCTGCTTCGGATGGCCACGCCCACGTACAACTACTTGGCGGTGTTCGACGGCATCACCGGGCAGTCCCTCTGGCTGGGCCGGTCCAAGCGACTGGCCTCGGCGGATCAGCGCATCATGCTGCTGAGCAAATACCGTGGCTGCACCGCACCCGGTTGTACGGTCAACGGCTACAACAGCCAAGTCCACCACGCGACCAAAGACTGGAAACACGGCGGCACCACCGACATCGACCACCTCACCCTGGCCTGCAAATGCGACAACCTGCTCGTCGAGAACGACGGCTGGACCACCCGCCAGCTACCCAACGGCCAAACCCATTGGGACCCACCACCCGACGTGCCCATGCGCGGCGGCATCAACAACTACCACCAACCTGAACGTCTTCTGCCCAAAGATGACGAGAAAGACTAG